One genomic segment of Drosophila willistoni isolate 14030-0811.24 chromosome 2R unlocalized genomic scaffold, UCI_dwil_1.1 Seg200, whole genome shotgun sequence includes these proteins:
- the LOC6643711 gene encoding myosin heavy chain, muscle isoform X25 → MPKPIASQEDEDPTPYLFVSLEQRRIDQSKPYDSKKNCWVPDEKEGYLLGEIKATKGDIVSVGLPGGETRDFKKDQLQQVNPPKYEKAEDMSNLTYLNDASVLHNLRQRYYNKLIYTYSGLFCVAINPYKRYPVYTNRCAKMYRGKRRNEVPPHIFAISDGAYVDMLTNHVNQSMLITGESGAGKTENTKKVIAYFATVGASTKKDESQKNKGSLEDQVVQTNPVLEAFGNAKTVRNDNSSRFGKFIRIHFGPTGKLAGADIETYLLEKARVISQQSLERSYHIFYQIMSGSVAGVKDMCFLSDNIYDYYNVSQGKVTVPNMDDGEEFQLADQAFDILGFTKQEKEDVYRITAAVMHMGGMKFKQRGREEQAEQDGEEEGGRVSKLFGCDTAELYKNLLKPRIKVGNEFVTQGRNVQQVTNSIGALCKGVFDRLFKWLVKKCNETLDTQQKRQHFIGVLDIAGFEIFDYNGFEQLCINFTNEKLQQFFNHHMFVLEQEEYKREGIDWAFIDFGMDLLACIDLIEKPMGILSILEEESMFPKATDQTFSEKLTNTHLGKSAPFQKPKPPKPGQQAAHFAIGHYAGVVAYNITGWLEKNKDPLNDTVVDQFKKSQNKLLIEIFADHAGQSGGGEQAKGGRGKKGGGFATVSSAYKEQLNSLMTTLRSTQPHFVRCIIPNEMKQPGLVDAHLVMHQLTCNGVLEGIRICRKGFPNRMVYPDFKMRYKIMCPKQLQGVDKDKKATDIIIKFIDLPEDQYRLGNTKVFFRAGVLGQMEEFRDERLGKIMSWMQAWARGYLSRKGFKKLQEQRVALKVVQRNLRKYLQLRTWPWYKLWQKVKPLLNVSRIEDEIARLEEKAKKAEELHAAEVKVRKELEALNAKLLAEKTALLDSLSGEKGQLQDFQERNAKLTAQKNDLENQLRDIQERLTQEEDARNQLFQQKKKADQEISGLKKDIEDLELNIQKAEQDKATKDHQIRNLNDEIAHQDELINKLNKEKKMQGETNQKTGEELQSAEDKINHLNKVKAKLEQTLDELEDSLEREKKVRGDVEKSKRKVEGDLKLTQEAVADLERNKKELEQTIQRKDKELSSITAKLEDEQVVVGKHQRQIKELQARIEELEEEVEAERQARAKAEKQRADLARELEELGERLEEAGGATSAQIELNKKREAELSKLRRDLEEANIQHESTLANLRKKHNDAVAEMAEQVDQLNKLKAKAEHDRQTCHNELNQTRTACDQLGRDKAAQEKIAKQLQHTLNEVQSKLDETNRTLNDFDASKKKLSIENSDLLRQLEEAESQVSQLSKIKISLTTQLEDTKRLADEESRERATLLGKFRNLEHDLDNLREQVEEEAEGKADLQRQLSKANAEAQVWRSKYESDGVARSEELEEAKRKLQARLAEAEETIESLNQKCIGLEKTKQRLSTEVEDLQLEVDRANAIANAAEKKQKAFDKIIGEWKLKVDDLAAELDASQKECRNYSTELFRLKGAYEEGQEQLEAVRRENKNLADEVKDLLDQIGEGGRNIHEIEKARKRLEAEKDELQAALEEAEAALEQEENKVLRAQLELSQVRQEIDRRIQEKEEEFENTRKNHQRALDSMQASLEAEAKGKAEALRMKKKLEADINELEIALDHANKANAEAQKNIKRYQQQLKDIQTALEEEQRARDDAREQLGISERRANALQNELEESRTLLEQADRGRRQAEQELADAHEQLNEVSAQNASISAAKRKLESELQTLHSDLDELLNEAKNSEEKAKKAMVDAARLADELRAEQDHAQTQEKLRKALEQQIKELQVRLDEAEANALKGGKKAIQKLEQRVRELENELDGEQRRHADAQKNLRKSERRVKELSFQSEEDRKNHERMQDLVDKLQQKIKTYKRQIEEAEEIAALNLAKFRKAQQELEEAEERADLAEQAISKFRAKGRAGSVGRGASPAPRATSVRPQFDGLAFPPRFDLAPENEF, encoded by the exons ATGCCGAAGCCAATCGCAAGTCAGGAGGATGAAGATCCCACCCCTTACTTGTTCGTGTCTTTGGAACAAAGACGTATCGATCAATCGAAACCCTATGACTCGAAGAAGAACTGCTGGGTGCCCGATGAGAAGGAGGGTTATCTCCTTGGTGAAATCAAGGCCACCAAGGGTGATATCGTCTCCGTTGGCTTGCCTGGTGGAGAG ACAAGAGACTTCAAGAAAGATCAGCTCCAGCAAGTGAACCCTCCAAAATACGAAAAAGCCGAGGATATGTCTAACTTGACATACCTTAACGATGCCTCTGTGCTCCATAACTTGAGACAGAGATACTACAACAAGCTCATCTAT ACCTACTCAGGTCTTTTCTGCGTTGCCATCAATCCTTACAAGCGCTACCCTGTGTATACCAACCGTTGCGCTAAGATGTACCGTGGCAAGCGCCGTAATGAAGTGCCACCCCATATTTTCGCCATCTCTGATGGTGCCTACGTGGACATGTTGACCAATCACGTTAATCAATCTATGTTGATTACCGGTGAGTCTGGTGCCGGTAAGACTGAGAACACCAAGAAGGTAATTGCTTACTTCGCCACCGTTGGTGCATCGACCAAGAAGGATGAGTCACAGAAGAACAAGGGTTCCCTGGAAGATCAGGTTGTGCAAACTAACCCTGTGCTTGAGGCTTTCGGTAACGCTAAGACCGTGCGTAACGATAACTCTTCCCGTTTC GGTAAATTCATCCGTATTCACTTCGGTCCCACTGGTAAACTGGCTGGTGCTGATATTGAGACTT ATCTGTTGGAGAAGGCTCGTGTCATCTCTCAGCAATCTCTGGAGCGTTCTTACCACATTTTCTACCAGATCATGTCTGGCTCCGTGGCCGGTGTGAAAG ACATGTGCTTCCTCTCTGATAACATTTACGACTACTATAACGTATCCCAGGGTAAAGTTACTGTACCCAACATGGATGATGGTGAGGAATTCCAGCTTGCAGAT CAAGCCTTCGACATCTTGGGCTTCACCAAGCAAGAGAAGGAGGATGTGTACAGAATCACCGCCGCTGTCATGCACATGGGTGGCATGAAGTTCAAGCAACGTGGTCGCGAGGAGCAGGCTGAACAGGATGGTGAAGAGGAGGGTGGTCGTGTATCGAAATTGTTCGGTTGCGATACCGCTGAGTTGTACAAGAACTTGTTGAAGCCCCGCATCAAGGTCGGTAACGAGTTCGTCACCCAGGGTCGTAACGTCCAACAGGTCACCAACTCGATCGGTGCCCTCTGCAAGGGTGTGTTCGATCGTCTCTTCAAATGGCTGGTCAAGAAGTGTAACGAGACTCTGGATACTCAGCAGAAGCGTCAGCATTTCATTGGTGTGCTGGATATTGCTGGTTTTGAAATCTTCGAT TACAACGGTTTCGAGCAACTGTGTATTAACTTCACCAACGAGAAGTTGCAACAATTCTTCAACCATCACATGTTCGTTTTGGAGCAAGAAGAATACAAGCGTGAAGGCATTGATTGGGCCTTCATTGATTTCGGTATGGACTTGTTGGCCTGTATCGATTTGATTGAAAAG CCTATGGGTATCTTGTCCATCCTGGAAGAAGAGTCTATGTTCCCCAAGGCCACCGATCAGACCTTCTCGGAGAAGCTGACCAACACCCATTTGGGTAAATCAGCTCCATTCCAGAAGCCCAAGCCTCCAAAGCCCGGCCAGCAGGCTGCCCACTTTGCCATTGGCCATTATGCTGGTGTTGTCGCCTATAACATCACCGGTTGGTTGGAGAAGAACAAGGATCCTTTGAACGACACTGTTGTCGATCAGTTCAAGAAGTCGCAGAACAAGCTGCTTATCGAAATCTTTGCTGATCATGCTGGTCAGTCTGGTGGCGGTGAACAGGCTAAGGGCGGTCGTGGCAAGAAGGGCGGTGGCTTCGCTACTGTCTCATCGGCCTACAAGGAGCAGTTGAACAGCTTGATGACCACTCTGCGTTCCACACAGCCTCACTTCGTCCGTTGCATCATTCCCAACGAAATGAAGCAGCCTGGTCTTGTTGATGCTCACTTGGTTATGCACCAGCTGACATGTAACGGTGTGCTTGAAGGTATCCGTATTTGCCGTAAAGGTTTCCCCAACAGAATGGTCTACCCCGATTTCAAGATGCG CTACAAAATCATGTGCCCCAAGCAATTGCAGGGCGTTGACAAAGACAAAAAGGCCACTGATATAATCATTAAGTTTATTGATTTGCCCGAAGATCAATACCGTTTGGGTAACACAAAG GTGTTCTTCCGTGCCGGTGTCCTGGGTCAGATGGAGGAGTTCCGTGATGAGCGTTTGGGCAAGATTATGTCCTGGATGCAAGCCTGGGCTCGTGGTTACTTGTCCCGCAAGGGCTTCAAGAAGCTGCAAGAACAGCGTGTTGCCCTCAAGGTTGTGCAACGCAACTTGCGCAAATACTTGCAACTGCGTACCTGGCCATGGTACAAACTGTGGCAGAAGGTCAAGCCTTTGCTCAACGTCAGCCGTATTGAGGATGAAATTGCC CGTCTGGAGGAGAAGGCAAAGAAGGCTGAGGAATTGCATGCCGCTGAAGTGAAAGTACGCAAGGAGTTGGAGGCTCTCAATGCCAAATTGTTGGCTGAGAAGACCGCCCTGTTGGACTCCCTGTCCGGCGAGAAGGGTCAGTTGCAGGACTTCCAGGAGCGCAACGCTAAGTTGACCGCCCAGAAGAACGACCTCGAGAACCAGCTGCGC GACATCCAAGAGCGCCTGACTCAGGAGGAAGATGCCCGCAACCAACTGTTCCAACAGAAGAAGAAGGCCGACCAGGAGATCTCTGGCTTGAAGAAGGATATCGAAGATCTGGAATTGAACATCCAGAAGGCCGAGCAAGACAAGGCCACCAAGGATCACCAGATCCGCAACTTGAACGACGAGATCGCCCACCAGGATGAGCTCATCAACAAGTTGAACAAGGAGAAGAAGATGCAGGGTGAGACCAACCAGAAGACTGGTGAGGAACTCCAGTCCGCTGAGGACAAGATTAACCACTTGAACAAGGTTAAGGCCAAGCTCGAACAGACCCTCGATGAACTCGAGGACTCTCTGGAGCGTGAGAAGAAGGTGCGCGGTGATGTTGAGAAGTCCAAGCGCAAGGTTGAGGGTGACCTTAAGTTGACTCAGGAGGCTGTCGCTGATCTTGAGCGCAACAAGAAGGAGTTGGAACAGACCATCCAACGCAAGGACAAGGAATTGTCTTCCATCACTGCCAAGCTCGAGGATGAgcaagttgttgttggcaagcACCAGCGCCAGATCAAGGAACTGCAAGCCCGCATCGAAGAGCTCGAGGAAGAGGTTGAGGCTGAGCGTCAAGCTCGCGCCAAGGCCGAGAAACAGCGTGCCGATTTGGCCCGCGAATTGGAGGAATTGGGCGAGCGTCTGGAAGAGGCTGGCGGTGCCACCTCTGCCCAGATTGAGCTCAACAAGAAGCGTGAGGCTGAGCTCAGCAAATTGCGTCGTGATCTTGAGGAAGCCAACATCCAGCATGAGTCTACCCTCGCCAACCTGCGCAAGAAGCACAACGATGCTGTCGCTGAGATGGCCGAGCAAGTTGATCAGCTCAACAAGCTGAAGGCTAA gGCTGAACATGATCGTCAGACTTGCCACAACGAGTTGAATCAGACTCGCACTGCTTGCGATCAATTGGGTCGCGATAAG GCTGCCCAAGAAAAGATTGCCAAGCAGTTGCAGCACACCCTCAACGAAGTCCAATCCAAATTGGATGAGACCAACCGCACTCTGAACGACTTCGATGCCAGCAAGAAGAAGTTGTCCATTGAGAACTCCGATCTGTTGCGCCAGCTGGAGGAAGCCGAATCCCAGGTTTCGCAGTTGTCCAAGATCAAGATCTCCCTGACCACCCAGTTGGAAGATACCAAGCGTCTGGCTGATGAGGAATCTCGCGAGCGCGCCACTTTGTTGGGCAAGTTCCGCAACTTGGAGCACGACCTCGACAACCTGCGCGAACAGGTTGAGGAGGAGGCTGAGGGTAAGGCTGATTTGCAGCGTCAATTGAGCAAGGCCAACGCCGAAGCCCAGGTCTGGCGTAGCAAGTACGAATCGGACGGTGTTGCCCGTTCCGAGGAGTTGGAGGAAGCCAAGAGGAAGTTGCAGGCCCGTTTGGCTGAGGCTGAAGAGACCATTGAGTCCCTCAACCAGAAGTGCATTGGTCTGGAGAAGACCAAGCAGCGTCTGTCCACTGAAGTGGAGGATCTGCAATTGGAAGTGGACCGTGCCAACGCCATTGCCAACGCCGCCGAGAAGAAGCAGAAGGCATTCGACAAGATCATTGGCGAATGGAAACTCAAGGTCGATGATTTGGCCGCTGAATTGGATGCTTCCCAGAAGGAGTGCCGCAACTACTCCACTGAATTGTTCCGTCTCAAGGGTGCCTATGAGGAGGGACAGGAGCAGCTTGAGGCTGTGCGTCGTGAGAACAAGAACTTGGCTGATGAAGTCAAGGATCTGCTTGACCAGATCGGTGAGGGTGGCCGCAACATCCACGAAATCGAGAAGGCTCGCAAGCGTCTTGAAGCCGAAAAGGATGAACTCCAGGCTGCTTTGGAAGAGGCTGAGGCCGCTCTTGAGCAGGAGGAGAACAAGGTTCTGCGCGCTCAATTGGAATTGTCCCAAGTCCGCCAGGAAATCGATCGCCGTATCCAGGAGAAGGAAGAGGAATTCGAGAACACCCGCAAGAACCACCAGCGCGCTCTCGACTCCATGCAGGCCTCCCTCGAAGCCGAAGCCAAGGGCAAGGCTGAGGCCCTGCGCATGAAGAAGAAGTTGGAAGCCGACATCAACGAATTGGAGATTGCTCTGGATCATGCCAACAAG GCTAACGCCGAGGCCCAGAAGAACATCAAGCGCTACCAACAGCAGTTGAAGGATATCCAGACCGCTCTGGAGGAAGAACAGCGTGCCCGCGATGATGCCCGTGAACAGTTGGGCATCTCTGAGCGTCGTGCCAATGCTCTGCAGAACGAACTCGAGGAGTCCCGCACTCTGTTGGAGCAGGCCGACCGTGGCCGTCGCCAAGCCGAACAGGAATTGGCCGATGCCCACGAGCAGTTGAACGAAGTTTCTGCCCAGAACGCTTCCATCTCTGCTGCCAAGAGGAAATTGGAGTCTGAGCTCCAGACCCTCCACTCCGACTTGGATGAGCTCCTGAACGAAGCCAAGAACTCCGAAGAGAAGGCCAAGAAGGCTATGGTTGATGCCGCCCGCCTGGCTGATGAACTCCGTGCCGAGCAGGATCATGCCCAGACCCAGGAGAAATTGAGAAAGGCCCTGGAACAGCAAATCAAGGAATTGCAAGTCCGTCTGGATGAGGCTGAGGCCAACGCCCTTAAGGGTGGCAAGAAGGCCATTCAGAAGTTGGAGCAACGCGTCCGCGAATTGGAGAACGAATTGGACGGTGAGCAGCGCCGTCATGCTGATGCCCAGAAGAACCTGCGCAAGTCCGAGCGTCGCGTCAAGGAATTGAGCTTCCAGTCTGAGGAGGACCGCAAGAACCACGAGCGCATGCAAGATCTGGTCGACAAACTGCAACAGAAGATCAAGACATACAAGAGGCAGATTGAGGAAGCCGAGGAAATCGCTGCCCTCAACTTGGCCAAATTCCGCAAGGCCCAGCAGGAGCTCGAGGAAGCCGAGGAGCGTGCCGATCTGGCTGAGCAGGCAATTAGCAAATTCCGTGCCAAGGGACGTGCCGGTTCGGTTGGACGTGGTGCCAGCCCAGCG CCCCGTGCGACGTCCGTTAGGCCACAATTCGACGGTTTGGCTTTCCCACCCAGATTCGACCTTGCTCCTGAAAACGAATTCTAA